From a region of the Arachis ipaensis cultivar K30076 chromosome B09, Araip1.1, whole genome shotgun sequence genome:
- the LOC110266932 gene encoding uncharacterized protein LOC110266932 — MKDEPDTLELNKSWCLVDCPAGVKPIGCKWVYRIKRKPNSSIDRYKACLVVKEFTQIEGVNFLQTFSSVIKPATVRLVLALTSMKHWPIHQLDVNNAFLYGDILKDVYMSLPLEWCQLA; from the coding sequence ATGAAAGATGAACCGGATACTCTTGAGTTGAATAAAAGTTGGTGTCTTGTTGATTGTCCTGCAGGTGTCAAGCCGATTGGCTGTAAATGGGTTTATCGAATCAAACGTAAGCCAAATAGTTCCATTGATAGATATAAAGCGTGTCTTGTGGTTAAGGAATTCACTCAGATTGAAGGTGTTAATTTTTTGCAGACATTTTCTTCTGTTATCAAGCCTGCCACTGTCAGATTAGTCTTGGCTTTGACATCCATGAAGCACTGGCCCATACACCAACTAGATGTCAATAATGCTTTCTTGTATGGTGACATCTTGAAAGATGTTTATATGTCTCTTCCCCTAGAATGGTGTCAACTCGCCTAA
- the LOC107615943 gene encoding uncharacterized protein LOC107615943, translating into MEGQNNRLGHNLGVGSTEQKAGPIGESEESDAPNEDDGLNNCSSVPTNVEMDSDYDKPYEYESKTFNSPISFEDEGRTAYDSFSEDTKYGEVVFKIEHMFSTMNLCFQVKTLIDEHTCARDYGSNMVDRGWVASKLIKKLLIYPDMKPRQAMDHMIEDYNVHLNPRMIAKKLKVARHVFMDNARAQYSKVRNYLSELHRSNPKSTILMDTIPQPESLPLFDRLYISLDVCKRGFKQGCGPLIGQDGCFLKGYYGGHLLSAVGKDANNYFFVIAYVVVLNECKETWNWFSTFLQEDLGDVTQHGWNFISDQQKGLKLAIKYIMPNVHRRNCVLHIWKNFKKYFKDQQAKQMVWECARCTTFQEFNQSMEKINHGPKVDNITNNICEVWNAKIVEYRGKPILTMCEDLRCYLMRKMATHKKKLETHPGHLALVQQKKLDDIIKPSTNKWREIWAGDSDRVLLEVHRGGSKVGVNLVQRTYTCNVWQLTILYKIGLRPEEHVHKWLTIDSIRATYIHFIKSVNSEEYWIPCDAPRTKPPIIKRPAHRPK; encoded by the exons ATGGAGGGTCAGAACAATAGGCTTGGGCATAATCTTGGGGTTGGATCAACAGAGCAGAAAGCTGGGCCTATAGGTGAGTCAGAGGAGAGTGACGCTCCTAATGAGGATGATGGGCTTAATAACTGCAGTTCAGTCCCAACTAATGTGGAGATGGATAGCGATTATGATAAACCATATGAGTATGAGAGTAAGACTTTCAATAGTCCAATTTCTTTTGAGGATGAAGGGAGGACAGCTTATGACTCATTTAGTGAGGATACTAAGTATGGAGAAGTTGTATTTAAGATTGAACATATGTTTTCAACAATGAATTT GTGTTTTCAAGTAAAGACCCTAATAGATGAACATACATGTGCTAGAGATTATGGTAGCAACATGGTTGATAGGGGTTGGGTTGCATCTAAGTTGATTAAAAAATTACTCATCTATCCTGACATGAAACCAAGACAGGCAATGGACCACATGATAGAGGATTATAATGTCCATCTTAATCCAAGGATGATTGCCAAGAAATTGAAAGTTGCTAGACATGTGTTTATGGATAATGCACGGGCACAATATAGCAAAGTCAGAAATTATTTGTCGGAACTGCATAGGAGTAACCCCAAATCTACGATACTAATGGACACAATTCCACAGCCTGAGTCCTTACCATTGTTTGATAGATTATATATTAGTTTAGACGTTTGCAAGAGAGGTTTTAAGCAGGGTTGTGGGCCTCTAATTGGTCAAGATGGTTGTTTCCTGAAGGGATATTATGGAGGTCATCTCCTTAGTGCAGTAGGAAAAGATGCCAATAACTACTTTTTTGTCATAGCATATGTCGTTGTCTTGAATGAGTGTAAGGAGACATGGAACTGGTTCTCAACTTTCCTGCAAGAGGATTTGGGAGACGTAACTCAACATGGATGGAATTTCATAAGTGATCAGCAAAAG GGGCTGAAACTAGCTATCAAATATATAATGCCCAATGTCCACCGCAGAAACTGTGTGCTTCATATTTGGAAGAATTTTAAGAAGTACTTTAAGGATCAACAGGCCAAACAAATGGTGTGGGAATGTGCAAGGTGTACAACTTTTCAAGAGTTCAATCAGTCGATGGAGAAAATAAA CCATGGACCCAAGGTTGATAATATAACCAATAATATATGTGAGGTGTGGAACGCCAAGATCGTAGAGTATAGAGGAAAACCAATCCTTACAATGTGTGAAGATCTACGATGCTACTTGATGAGAAAAATGGCCACACATAAGAAGAAACTAGAGACTCATCCTGGACATTTGGCACTGGTACAACAGAAGAAATTGGATGATATTATCAAGCCTAGCACTAACAAGTGGAGAGAAATATGGGCCGGAGACAGTGATAGAGTGTTGCTTGAAGTACATAGAGGAGGTAGCAAGGTTGGAGTCAACCTTGTCCAACGGACCTACACTTGCAATGTTTGGCAACTCACTA TCTTGTACAAGATTGGTCTCAGGCCAGAGGAGCATGTGCATAAGTGGCTTACCATAGACTCTATTAGGGCAACATACATTCACTTCATCAAGTCTGTTAATAGTGAGGAGTACTGGATCCCTTGTGATGCTCCAAGAACAAAACCTCCCATCATTAAGAGACCAGCTCATCGCCCAAAATGA